One window of the Triticum dicoccoides isolate Atlit2015 ecotype Zavitan chromosome 3B, WEW_v2.0, whole genome shotgun sequence genome contains the following:
- the LOC119276753 gene encoding O-acyltransferase WSD1-like yields MDRRRGSALRKRPSAIDAGYARETERGGGGKTGEGEEPVSPTGRLFREPHFSCYIVSVFGLGARVDLAGVRAGLEATLARHPRFCSVQVMDELEEDARPKWVRTTVNLDDHVIVPDLDPTATSADPDRALEHYVSSLSTLPMDHSRPLWELHVFDFPTSDAAAAVVLRVHHSVGDGVSLLSLFIACTRRAADPDALPELPTTGAPRRAGPAYALRSRHSPSSWGALAVLAAWVVSLLVLAWHTVVDVLCFSATATWMLRDPPTLFKGAEGVEFRPKRFVNRTLSLDDVKYVKNTMNCTVNDVLLGVTSAALSRFYFRKTGESGRKSIKVRSTLLVNLRKTPGLHALATMMKSGKDNGAEWGNRLGYMILPFHIVHGDDPLEYVRKATKVARRKKSSMESIFTYWSASMIMKFFGIKAAASLCYGMMRNTTLSFSNMAGPTEQVVFYSHPIVYIAPSVYGHPHALTMHYQSYMNIIKLVLATEEEQFPDAHELLDDFAVSLKLIREAASGKNTGHT; encoded by the exons ATGGATCGCCGCCGCGGGAGTGCGCTGCGGAAGCGGCCGTCGGCGATAGACGCGGGGTACGCCCGCGAGACGGAGAGGGGCGGCGGGGGCAAGACAGGCGAGGGCGAGGAGCCGGTGAGCCCGACGGGGCGGTTGTTCCGGGAGCCGCACTTCAGCTGCTACATCGTGTCCGTGTTCGGCCTCGGCGCGCGGGTCGACCTGGCCGGCGTGCGGGCCGGGCTCGAGGCCACCCTCGCGCGCCACCCCCGCTTCTGCAGCGTCCAG GTGATGGACGAGCTGGAGGAGGACGCGAGGCCCAAGTGGGTCCGGACCACGGTGAACCTCGACGACCACGTCATCGTCCCGGACCTGGACCCCACTGCCACGTCCGCAGACCCAGACCGGGCCTTGGAGCACTACGTGTCGTCTCTGTCCACGCTCCCCATGGACCACTCCCGCCCGCTCTGGGAGCTGCACGTCTTCGACTTCCCCAcctccgacgccgccgccgccgtcgtgcttCGCGTGCACCACTCCGTCGGCGACGGTGTCTCGCTCCTGTCCCTCTTCATCGCCTGCACCCGCCGCGCTGCGGACCCGGACGCGCTGCCGGAGCTGCCGACCACCGGCGCCCCCCGTCGCGCTGGCCCCGCGTACGCCCTGCGTTCGCGCCACTCGCCGTCGTCATGGGGCGCCCTGGCGGTCCTCGCCGCGTGGGTCGTGTCGCTGCTCGTGCTCGCGTGGCACACAGTGGTGGACGTTTTGTGCTTCTCCGCGACGGCGACGTGGATGCTGCGCGACCCGCCGACGCTGTTCAAGGGCGCGGAGGGCGTGGAGTTCCGGCCCAAGCGCTTCGTGAACCGCACGCTCAGCCTCGACGACGTCAAGTACGTCAAGAACACCATGAACTGC ACCGTAAACGATGTGCTGCTTGGGGTGACGTCTGCGGCGTTGTCTCGGTTTTATTTTCGGAAAACAG GAGAAAGTGGTAGAAAGAGCATCAAGGTGCGGTCCACTCTTCTTGTTAACCTGAGGAAGACGCCCGGTCTACAT GCACTGGCTACGATGATGAAGTCCGGCAAGGACAACGGGGCCGAGTGGGGGAATCGGCTTGGCTACATGATACTCCCGTTCCACATAGTGCACGGCGACGACCCTCTCGAGTACGTCCGGAAGGCCACCAAGGTTGCGCGAAGGAAGAAGAGCTCAATGGAATCGATCTTCACCTACTGGAGCGCGTCCATGATAATGAAATTCTTTGGAATCAAG GCAGCAGCTTCTCTGTGCTACGGCATGATGAGGAACACCACTCTGTCCTTCTCCAACATGGCCGGTCCAACCGAGCAGGTGGTGTTCTACAGCCACCCGATTGTCTACATTGCCCCCAGCGTCTATGGCCACCCACAT GCACTGACCATGCATTATCAGAGTTATATGAACATTATCAAGCTAGTACTAGCAACAGAGGAGGAACAGTTTCCGGATGCTCATGAGCTTCTGGATGACTTTGCCGTGTCTCTCAAGCTCATTCGGGAGGCAGCTTCAGGAAAAAACACAGGACACACATAA